From the genome of Gemmatimonas phototrophica, one region includes:
- a CDS encoding CaiB/BaiF CoA transferase family protein has product MTLPLFGVRVLDLSRVLAGPLCSMMLGDLGASVIKVERPGAGDDTRGWGPPFAENGQSAYFLSANRNKLSLDANFADPIDRALILDLISEADVVVENFMPGALARNGIDADALLAQYPQLLWCTISGFGPASDRPGYDFVVQAESGWMAITGEPEGDPMKVGVAMVDVTTGKDAAIGILAALAARERAGASGLPASMRRVHVTLQSSALAALVNVAQNTLVSGQEARRWGNAHANLVPYQLFQTADRPVVIAVGADSQWTAAMQALDLPTLGDNPALATNAGRLAQRDHVVATIAAQLRTAGAAHWMERLTAVGVPCGVVRSAREAVTESLNEVPFSVTDAARVGMPPLWNGRVRFEPPFCGEHSVTVREKRWASFEKLT; this is encoded by the coding sequence GTGACATTGCCACTTTTTGGCGTACGGGTCCTCGATCTCTCCCGGGTGCTGGCCGGACCGCTCTGTTCCATGATGCTGGGCGACCTTGGCGCCTCCGTCATCAAGGTCGAACGCCCCGGCGCCGGCGACGATACTCGCGGTTGGGGGCCGCCTTTTGCGGAAAATGGACAGTCCGCCTACTTCCTGAGCGCCAATCGCAACAAGCTCTCCCTCGACGCCAATTTCGCCGATCCGATCGATCGTGCCCTCATTCTCGACCTCATCAGCGAAGCCGATGTCGTCGTCGAGAACTTCATGCCCGGGGCACTCGCCCGAAACGGCATTGATGCTGACGCGTTACTGGCGCAGTATCCGCAATTGCTCTGGTGCACTATCTCCGGGTTCGGGCCCGCCAGTGATCGCCCGGGCTACGACTTCGTGGTCCAGGCCGAAAGCGGCTGGATGGCCATTACTGGAGAGCCCGAGGGCGATCCCATGAAAGTCGGTGTGGCCATGGTCGATGTGACCACCGGCAAGGACGCCGCGATCGGAATCCTGGCCGCTCTCGCCGCGCGCGAGCGGGCAGGCGCCAGCGGGCTCCCGGCCTCGATGCGCCGTGTGCACGTCACCCTGCAGTCCAGCGCGCTGGCCGCCTTGGTCAATGTGGCGCAAAACACCCTGGTCAGCGGGCAGGAGGCCCGGCGGTGGGGGAACGCCCACGCCAATCTGGTTCCCTACCAGCTCTTCCAGACCGCCGACCGTCCGGTGGTCATTGCGGTCGGCGCCGACAGTCAATGGACGGCGGCCATGCAGGCGCTCGATCTCCCAACGCTCGGCGATAACCCGGCGCTCGCCACCAACGCCGGCCGGCTGGCCCAGCGCGACCATGTGGTTGCCACCATCGCGGCCCAGCTTCGGACCGCTGGGGCGGCCCACTGGATGGAGCGACTCACCGCCGTCGGGGTGCCCTGCGGCGTGGTGCGATCGGCACGCGAAGCCGTCACGGAATCGCTCAATGAAGTACCTTTCAGCGTTACCGACGCGGCACGCGTTGGCATGCCTCCACTGTGGAATGGTCGGGTTCGCTTCGAGCCGCCCTTTTGTGGCGAACACAGCGTTACGGTGCGGGAAAAACGCTGGGCTTCATTCGAGAAACTGACGTGA
- a CDS encoding RNA polymerase sigma factor: protein MTESEIPPNDVDNDQDVISRVLAGDRESFALLIGRYSDPLYRHALGMTGSPDVAEDILQTSFIKAYHHLGEVRGRFDAWLFRIVANGCKDWLKNIRRTHLSYDEDDQPSGFASPDEDLDRTELRQDLDAALSQLAPSLREAFIMKHVEGRSYEEMADLLGTTVGALKMRVHRAREALQALLEEKYA, encoded by the coding sequence ATGACGGAATCCGAAATCCCACCAAACGACGTCGATAACGATCAAGACGTCATCTCCCGGGTCCTTGCGGGAGATCGCGAATCGTTCGCGTTGCTGATTGGCCGGTACAGTGATCCGCTGTATCGACATGCGCTTGGCATGACGGGCAGCCCTGACGTCGCCGAGGACATTCTTCAGACATCGTTCATCAAGGCCTATCACCATCTCGGTGAAGTCCGTGGTCGCTTCGATGCCTGGTTGTTCCGGATCGTTGCAAACGGGTGCAAGGATTGGCTGAAGAACATTCGGCGCACGCACCTGAGCTACGACGAAGACGACCAGCCCTCTGGCTTCGCGAGTCCCGATGAGGACCTCGACCGCACGGAACTGCGGCAGGATCTCGATGCAGCACTCTCGCAGCTGGCGCCGTCTCTTCGGGAAGCCTTCATCATGAAGCATGTTGAAGGTCGCTCCTACGAAGAAATGGCGGACCTCCTGGGTACTACAGTTGGCGCCCTGAAAATGCGCGTGCATCGGGCACGTGAAGCACTTCAGGCCCTGCTCGAGGAGAAATACGCGTGA
- the lpdA gene encoding dihydrolipoyl dehydrogenase, giving the protein MTSPNIQTADVVVLGGGPGGYVASIRAAQLGLTVTCIEADTTLGGTCVTVGCIPSKALLQSSEHYEWLRLHAAEHGIKVDGTAVDLPAMMARKTDVVAQNTKGIEFLFRKNKVTWAKGWGTLKPGNVVEVQAADGTITAWQGKSVILATGSVPVQLPFLPFDEQRVLSNVGALTIPEVPKHLIVVGGGVIGLELGSVWRRLGAKVTVVEYAPTILPGNDDDIVKEADRIFRKQGLEIHTGTKVTGADVRADGVTVHVEKNGAASSIEGDYVLVSVGRKPALRGVDPAALGLAMGQRGEILVDDQLRTNLPGVYAIGDVVGGKLLAHKAEEEGTIAAEVIAGKPVHMHYRTMPGVVYTWPEIATVGLTEQEVKASGRAYRVGKFPFSANGRARTMGETQGFVKFIVDKSTDEILGCHMLGPHVADNLAQVVLAMEYRGSAEDIAITVHSHPTLSETVKEAALSALGRAIHM; this is encoded by the coding sequence ATGACCTCCCCCAACATCCAGACCGCCGACGTGGTCGTCCTCGGTGGCGGCCCCGGTGGCTATGTGGCGTCCATTCGCGCCGCGCAGCTCGGGCTGACTGTCACCTGCATTGAAGCAGATACGACCCTCGGCGGCACGTGTGTCACCGTGGGCTGCATTCCGTCCAAGGCGCTGCTGCAAAGCAGCGAGCATTACGAGTGGCTCCGCCTGCACGCCGCCGAACATGGCATCAAGGTGGATGGCACCGCGGTGGACCTGCCGGCCATGATGGCGCGCAAGACCGACGTGGTGGCGCAAAACACCAAGGGCATCGAGTTCCTGTTCCGCAAAAACAAGGTGACCTGGGCGAAGGGCTGGGGCACGCTCAAGCCGGGGAACGTGGTGGAGGTGCAGGCGGCCGACGGCACCATCACCGCCTGGCAGGGCAAGTCCGTCATTCTTGCCACGGGGTCAGTGCCGGTGCAGCTGCCGTTCCTCCCCTTCGATGAGCAGCGCGTGCTCTCCAACGTGGGCGCGCTCACCATTCCCGAGGTCCCCAAGCACCTCATTGTGGTGGGCGGCGGCGTGATTGGGTTGGAGCTGGGCTCCGTGTGGCGTCGGTTGGGCGCCAAGGTGACGGTGGTGGAATACGCGCCCACCATTCTTCCTGGCAACGATGACGACATCGTGAAGGAAGCCGACCGCATCTTCCGGAAGCAGGGACTGGAGATCCACACGGGCACCAAGGTCACCGGGGCCGACGTGCGCGCCGACGGCGTAACCGTGCACGTGGAAAAGAACGGCGCGGCCTCAAGTATTGAAGGCGACTACGTGCTGGTGTCGGTGGGACGCAAGCCGGCGCTGCGCGGGGTGGACCCGGCGGCACTGGGACTCGCCATGGGCCAGCGCGGCGAAATTCTGGTGGACGACCAGCTGCGCACCAACCTGCCGGGCGTATATGCCATTGGTGATGTGGTGGGCGGCAAGCTGCTCGCGCACAAGGCCGAAGAAGAAGGCACCATTGCTGCCGAAGTGATTGCCGGCAAGCCGGTGCACATGCACTACCGCACCATGCCCGGCGTGGTGTACACGTGGCCCGAGATTGCCACGGTGGGACTCACCGAGCAGGAAGTGAAAGCCAGTGGCCGTGCCTACCGCGTGGGCAAGTTTCCCTTCAGCGCCAACGGTCGCGCGCGCACCATGGGCGAGACGCAGGGCTTCGTGAAGTTCATCGTGGACAAGAGCACCGACGAAATTCTGGGGTGCCACATGCTCGGCCCGCACGTGGCCGACAACCTCGCGCAGGTGGTGCTGGCCATGGAGTACCGCGGCAGCGCCGAGGACATTGCGATCACGGTGCACTCGCACCCCACGCTGAGCGAGACCGTGAAGGAAGCGGCGCTCAGTGCGCTGGGGAGAGCGATTCACATGTGA
- the odhB gene encoding 2-oxoglutarate dehydrogenase complex dihydrolipoyllysine-residue succinyltransferase produces the protein MSSIKVPPLGESIVEATVSRWLKNVGDAVAVGDSLIELETDKITVEVPALEAGVLTSRAKGEGDVVAVGDVLGELGAGTGAGAAAPAAVAAPAAAPAPAVTAPAAEAKVSPAAARLATESGITPADVAGTGRGGVVSKADVMGAVAATPAAPAAPAPKAPAPVAAAPAVSAGSRETREKMTTRRKRIAENLLQSQQSTAHLTTFNEIDMTAITALRERLKERVEKEQGVKLSFMPFFAKAATLALKAYPVVNAQIDGDTIVYKHYVNMGIAVASDGGLVVPNIKDADTKSIVQIGKDIGAVAKRARDGKLSMDDLTGGTFTITNGGVFGSLISTPIINYPQVGILGLHKTQDRPVAIDGKVEIRPMMYVALSYDHRIIDGQQAVLFLVRFKELMEDPGAMLVY, from the coding sequence ATGTCGTCCATCAAGGTTCCCCCCCTCGGCGAATCGATCGTCGAGGCGACTGTCTCGCGCTGGCTCAAGAATGTTGGCGACGCCGTGGCGGTTGGCGATTCGCTGATCGAACTCGAGACCGACAAAATCACCGTCGAAGTGCCGGCCCTGGAGGCCGGCGTCCTGACGTCGCGCGCGAAGGGCGAAGGCGATGTGGTGGCGGTGGGCGACGTGCTCGGTGAGCTCGGGGCCGGCACGGGCGCGGGAGCGGCTGCTCCGGCTGCGGTGGCTGCCCCGGCAGCGGCACCTGCTCCTGCCGTGACAGCACCGGCCGCTGAGGCCAAGGTGTCACCGGCGGCGGCCCGCCTGGCCACGGAAAGCGGTATCACCCCGGCCGACGTGGCGGGTACGGGGCGCGGTGGGGTGGTGAGCAAGGCGGATGTGATGGGCGCGGTGGCGGCCACGCCGGCCGCTCCGGCCGCACCCGCTCCAAAGGCGCCGGCCCCCGTGGCCGCCGCGCCGGCCGTGAGCGCCGGCAGCCGCGAGACGCGCGAAAAGATGACCACGCGCCGCAAGCGGATTGCCGAGAACCTGCTGCAGTCGCAGCAGTCCACGGCGCACCTGACGACGTTCAACGAGATCGACATGACGGCCATTACGGCCCTGCGTGAGCGACTCAAGGAACGCGTGGAGAAGGAGCAGGGCGTGAAGCTGTCGTTCATGCCGTTCTTTGCCAAGGCGGCCACGCTGGCGCTCAAGGCGTACCCGGTGGTGAACGCGCAGATCGATGGCGACACGATTGTCTACAAGCACTATGTGAACATGGGCATCGCCGTCGCCAGCGACGGCGGGCTCGTGGTGCCGAACATCAAGGATGCCGACACCAAGAGCATTGTGCAGATCGGCAAGGACATTGGCGCCGTGGCCAAGCGGGCGCGCGACGGCAAGCTGTCCATGGATGATCTGACCGGCGGCACGTTCACGATTACGAACGGCGGCGTGTTCGGCTCTTTGATCTCCACGCCTATCATCAATTACCCGCAGGTGGGCATTCTGGGGCTCCACAAGACCCAGGATCGCCCCGTGGCCATTGATGGCAAGGTGGAGATTCGCCCCATGATGTACGTCGCGCTCAGCTACGACCACCGCATCATTGACGGGCAGCAGGCCGTGCTCTTCCTCGTGCGCTTCAAGGAGCTCATGGAAGACCCGGGGGCGATGCTGGTGTACTGA